The Desulfuromonadaceae bacterium genome includes the window GTGATAAACTCTTGCGCCGCCCTGGTCATCACCACATGGACATTCGCGTTGGCCTTGATATAGAGGCGGGTCAGTTCTGCCGCTTTGTAAGCGGCAATCCCGCCGCAGACACCGAGAATGATTTCTTTGCCTTGCAGCATGGCGTGCTCCTATGGGTGTAAAAACGGATTATGTTTCCGTTCCGCGCCGATGGTGGTGTCCGGACCATGTCCCGGATGGACGATAGTGTTATCGGAAAAGGGTAACAGGCGGTGTTGAATACTGTCGATCAGGGTCTGATGATCGCCTCCCGGCAGGTCGGTACGACCGACGGATCCGGCAAACAAGGTGTCTCCGACAAAGAGGTGTCCGTGCCCGGCGAGGCAGATCCCCCCCGGGGAGTGCCCCGGGGTGTGAAGGACTGTAAACGAAAGGGTGCCAACATCAATGATATCACCATCCTTGAGCAGCCGGTTCGGTTGGGGTGACGGGTCGGTGCTCAGGCCGAAGGCGGCGGCATGTTGCGTTACGCGTTCGAGCAGGGGGCGGTCGAGCTGGTGAATCAACAGCTCAGCGCCGGTGGCTTCAGTCAGCCGCAGGTTGCCGCCAACGTGATCGAAGTGACCATGGGTATTGACGATCAGCGTCGGCTGCCAGTCGTCTTCTGCCAGCACGCGCAAAATATCTTCGCTGTCGCTGCCGGGATCGATCACCAGTGCGGTGCGGGTTGCCGGGCAGGCAACCAGGTAGCAATTGACTTGCAGCGGACCAACCGGCAGGGTTTTAAGTAACATTCAGCACTCCTTGGAAATTTATTCGTCGGTATCGAACAGACTGAGATTTTTATCCTTCAGTTGCTCGCCGAGGCTGTAGCCAAATTTTTTTTCGGGGCGACGATTTTCACGCGGGCGTTCTTCTCTTTTGCGCTCCTGCGGCAACGACGCGGTGTTTGGCGGCGATGCG containing:
- a CDS encoding MBL fold metallo-hydrolase codes for the protein MLLKTLPVGPLQVNCYLVACPATRTALVIDPGSDSEDILRVLAEDDWQPTLIVNTHGHFDHVGGNLRLTEATGAELLIHQLDRPLLERVTQHAAAFGLSTDPSPQPNRLLKDGDIIDVGTLSFTVLHTPGHSPGGICLAGHGHLFVGDTLFAGSVGRTDLPGGDHQTLIDSIQHRLLPFSDNTIVHPGHGPDTTIGAERKHNPFLHP